From the Drechmeria coniospora strain ARSEF 6962 chromosome 02, whole genome shotgun sequence genome, the window GAACAGGGACCGCCGGAGGCTCTTGAACTCCCAGGCGGATATGAGGATGAGCCAGGTGAGCTCGGCAAAGGTGGCGGCGCGCGCGCGGAAGACGGGGATGCAGGCGTCCGAGTAGGTCGTGTTgcagtcgacgccgaggtcgccgccgttggcgccgtATATGATGATGACAAAGGTGCACATGGTGCAGGTGCCCATGAGGATGCCGTACACGaccatgtcgacgatgatCTGGTTGGTGAAGACGCCGCGCTTCTTGTCGTGCGGCGGCTTGCGCATGACGTCCTGGGCCGcctgctcgcggccgaggccgaaggCGGGAAATGACGACGTCACCATGTTGATCCAGATGATCTGGAGCGGCGAGACGGGGAAGACGGAGAAGCCCGAgtcgtcgatgaagccgaggccggcgacgaggaggatgacctcgccgacgttggAGGTGAGCAGGTGGAGGACGAACTTTTGGATGTTGTCGAACATGCGACGGCCCTCGCGGATGGCCGAGACGATGGAGTTGAACTTGTCGTCGGTGAGGACGATCTTGGAGGCCGACTTGGCCACGTCGGATCCGGagcccatggcgatgccgacgtcggcgcgcgagagggagggcgcgtcgttgacgccgtcgcccgtcatggccatgaaGGCGCCGCGCCGACGGAGGGCCTCGATCATGCGCGTCTTGGTGTCGGGCGCGCAgcgggcgatgacgagcggcagctcctcgagctcgtcaatCTCGGCGTCGGTCATCTTGTCGAAGTCGGTCGCCTTCTGGACGACGGACGCCGCCACGTGCTCGGGAAGCACGCCGAGGTTCTTGGGGATGATGCCGAcctccttggcgatggccttggccgtctccGGGTGGTCTCCCGTGAGCATGTGGACGCGGATGCCGGCCTGGGAGCACTCGCCGATGGACGGCTTCGTCTCGCGCCGAGGCGGGTCGtagatgccgacgaggccgaggagggagaggccGCTCTCCGTCTCGGTCCGCagcgcctcgtcctcggccggcgacgacgacgacgacatcttGGACGTGAATCGGCCGTCCCAGGGGCggtaggcgacggcgaggacgcgcTGGCCCtgggaggcgaggcggcTCATCTGGTCGAGAACTCGCTCCCGACCCTCGTCCGTCATCGGCTGCCGTTccgcgcccgcgccgctGTGGGAGCACAGATCAAGAatgcgctcgacggcgcccttgGTGAAGACGATGCTgttggccgcctcgacgatggcgctcgtctcggccgaggccggtgcGTCGTAGATGACGGACATGCGCTTGATGGAGCTGTCAAAGGGGAACTCGGCCCGCTGCTTCCACCCTTTCGCCTCGAGAGACTTTTTGCCCATCTTGAAGCGATGGGCAAAGACCTGGAGGGCGATCTCGGTcggctcgcccgtcgtctgccaccgctcctcgtcgtcgtcgtaccgGACCGTCGCGAGGTTGCAGAGggccgaggagaggagaagggcATCCAGCGCGTCCGTCATCTCGACCTCCatctcgggctcgggctcgggccGCCGGGGCTTGGGGTTGAGCTTCTCGTCCGGCACGTCAAATgtgatgccggcggcgctgcGTTCGTGATCAAAGTCGCGCGCCGGCTTTTCGtcgtccgcgtcgtcgacctgctcgacggcaggGGACGACTCGTCGGCCACCTGCGAGTAGGCGACGCGACCCTTTGTCGGATCGCTCGGGTTCTGAGAATCGTGGACCGTGTAGAGATGAGAGGAGGGGATCCAAGCCTGGCGCACAATCATGGCGCCCTCGGTGAGGGTGCCCGTCTTGTCGGAGCAGATGTTggtgacgccgccgagggcttCGAGGGCCGAGAGAtcgcggacgacgacgttggcCTTGCGCATGACGgtcacggcgacgaccatggtgatggtgagGACGCTGGATGAAGAAACGGTGAGCACGTCTCCTTTTTCTCCTCTGCCCTCCAAGCTCCCTTGGATGAAAGGGGGACTCACGCAACAAGAGACTCCgggatgatggcgatgccgagcgaCGTGGCATAGATGATGACCTCGTTTCGCAGATCAAAGTGATTCGCGCCGAAGACGACCATGGCGAGGATGATGGCGCAGCCGAAGAGGATATAGGCCAGGGCGGACAGCTTCCGCTGCAGCGGCGTCCCCACGGTGAGGCCGAGAAacttgccgacgaggtcatAGGTACGCTTCGCGagaccgacgacgggctgCCGCTTcccgtacttgtgccagtTCATGGACCGACCGGGCTTGCGCTCCTtcttgctcgtcgaggcggcgatcTTGCCGACCTCGGTGGTCATGCCggtggcggtgacgatgccgcGACCGCGACCCTTTCGGACGACGGTCGTCGCGTAGCACATGTTGACGcggtcgccgatgccgacctcgccctcggagACGGCGTGCTTTTCGCTTCCGGGCACCGTGATGGTGTTTTCCGTCATCTTCTCGACGGGGATCGACTCGCCCGTGAGCTGACCCTCCTCGCAGGCGAGGTTCATGGCTTCGAAGATGCGCAAGTCGGCGGGAACAGTGTCGCCCATCTTGAGCAGGACAATGTCTCCGGGGACGACTTCGGGGCTGGTGGAGGACTgtcagccgccgtcgtcgattaCGCCGCCGCTCACCTCCCGATCGCGTCTTCGCGAGGCAGAAGGGGTTCCACTTACTTCGAGATGACAATGGTCTTGCCGTCACGCAGGACCATGGCGCTGGGCGAGGACAGAAGGCGCAGGGCGTCCATGCGCTTCTCGGCCCTGTACTCTTGCCAGAAGCCGATGGTGACGttgaggacgatgacgaaggCAAGGACGCCGCCTTCGATG encodes:
- a CDS encoding P-type Na+-ATPase — protein: MAEFERHPFLLSVEETARALSTDVDRGLSSAQVVELQQKYPKNELQVGEGIPWYSILTKQILNAMIIVLAFAMALSFGIRDYIEGGVLAFVIVLNVTIGFWQEYRAEKRMDALRLLSSPSAMVLRDGKTIVISNPEVVPGDIVLLKMGDTVPADLRIFEAMNLACEEGQLTGESIPVEKMTENTITVPGSEKHAVSEGEVGIGDRVNMCYATTVVRKGRGRGIVTATGMTTEVGKIAASTSKKERKPGRSMNWHKYGKRQPVVGLAKRTYDLVGKFLGLTVGTPLQRKLSALAYILFGCAIILAMVVFGANHFDLRNEVIIYATSLGIAIIPESLVAVLTITMVVAVTVMRKANVVVRDLSALEALGGVTNICSDKTGTLTEGAMIVRQAWIPSSHLYTVHDSQNPSDPTKGRVAYSQVADESSPAVEQVDDADDEKPARDFDHERSAAGITFDVPDEKLNPKPRRPEPEPEMEVEMTDALDALLLSSALCNLATVRYDDDEERWQTTGEPTEIALQVFAHRFKMGKKSLEAKGWKQRAEFPFDSSIKRMSVIYDAPASAETSAIVEAANSIVFTKGAVERILDLCSHSGAGAERQPMTDEGRERVLDQMSRLASQGQRVLAVAYRPWDGRFTSKMSSSSSPAEDEALRTETESGLSLLGLVGIYDPPRRETKPSIGECSQAGIRVHMLTGDHPETAKAIAKEVGIIPKNLGVLPEHVAASVVQKATDFDKMTDAEIDELEELPLVIARCAPDTKTRMIEALRRRGAFMAMTGDGVNDAPSLSRADVGIAMGSGSDVAKSASKIVLTDDKFNSIVSAIREGRRMFDNIQKFVLHLLTSNVGEVILLVAGLGFIDDSGFSVFPVSPLQIIWINMVTSSFPAFGLGREQAAQDVMRKPPHDKKRGVFTNQIIVDMVVYGILMGTCTMCTFVIIIYGANGGDLGVDCNTTYSDACIPVFRARAATFAELTWLILISAWEFKSLRRSLFRLNPDDDSRFPLFKDLYANRFLFWSVILGALSVFPVVYIPYLNTNFFKHRGITWEWALSVAFTVVFVAGIELWKLCKRHFHLLEDRPVQRGVWGQGGPEDLGVKFRKTLSMSSFKTWASFSRKDTGDSTSKRAFPRGNVIQNMV